From Vigna radiata var. radiata cultivar VC1973A unplaced genomic scaffold, Vradiata_ver6 scaffold_410, whole genome shotgun sequence:
aattttgcattggatgGTTGTAAGTGTAGGTGACAAGTTTATCAAAGTTGCGATGGAAACGGGTGTGGTATGTACttaattgttttattgtattgttTGAGTGATTGGTTTAAATCAAAGGTCATTGTGATTAATTTGTATATGCTTGATGAGTACGGTGCATCAAGGAAAGAAATGGGTGAGTCATCTGTTAAAGCATCAGTACATTGAAATGTTGAAGAtgtgaagaaaggaaaaaagtcAAATAATCAGGAAAAAGTAATTGACTTAGCTGTTCTAGACCAACATTTAGAGGAACAAGATGCTGCTattgaagaacttgaagaagagCTATCTGCATTGAAGGCTGAGCTGGTTGAAGATAACAATAAAGATGAAGGTGGTTACATTATGCCTTGTAAAGAAAATGATTTCTACAATGATTTTGGATGTGAGGGAGGAATTTCCAGCCGTGAAAGTGTTAAGAAGGCAGGACAACGTCAAAAGCGATACAAAAGCAAAGCTTGTAGAACTCCCTACACTGGATATAGTcccaaatttttaaataattaaatttttatttattactagtTTAGTATTTGGTAGTTGTTTAAGTAGGGACAACTTTGTTTTGATCAATTAATTTGATTGTGAGTAAAGGAAGTGGTTAATGGAAGTTTTTGTTCAATGTCCATTACGTGTTTTATTTGGTTTTGCTATTTAATCTTGTTacattatataagtttttacCATTAGCATTATTAATTTGGTAATGGCACAGCCTAGGGGgtcctgtaatcgattactgaGACACGTTAAGCGATTACAAGTGACCGAAAATATAGTGTACCAAAACCTCAGGAGCACTCCCCACAATTTGAGTAGTGGCTCCCCAACTTCACTGAATGCAGTTGAGCATTGGCACAACCTAGGGACTCCTATAATCGATTACTGCCACacggtaagcgattacaagtgGCTGAAAATATAGTGTACCAAAACCTCAGGAGCGCTCCCCACAATTACAATAGTGGCTCCCCAACTTGACTGACTGCAGCTAAGCAATGGCATAGCCCAGGGActcatgtaatcgattactgaGACacggtaagcgattacaatttGCTGAAACTATAGTGTACGAAAACCTCAGGAGCGCTCCCCACAATGAGAATAGTGGCTCCCCAACTTGACTGACTGCGGTTGAGCAATGACACAGCCCGGGGGctactgtaatcgattacagagacactgtaagcgattacaattgACTTAAAAGTTAGTGTAAGAAAACCTCAGAAGCGCTCCCCACAATTAGAATAGTGGCTCCCCAACTTGACTGACTGCAGTTAAGCAATGACACGACCCAGGGGctactgtaatcgattacagagacactgtaagcgattacaattgACTTAAAAGTTAGTGTACGAAAACCTCATAAGCGCTCCCCATAATTAGAATAATGGCTCCCCAACTTGACTGACTGCAGTTGAGCAATGGCATAGCCCAGGGActcatgtaatcgattactgaGACacggtaagcgattacaattgATTTAAAAGNCCAACTTGACTGACTGCAGTTGAGCAATGGCATAGCCCAGGGActcatgtaatcgattactgaGACacggtaagcgattacaattgATTTAAAAGTTAGTGTACGAAAACCTCAGAAGTGCTCCCCACAATTAGAATAGTGGCTCCCCAACTTGAGTGACTGCAGTTGAGCAATGACACAGCCCAAGGGctactgtaatcgattacggaGACACTGTAAGCTATTAAAATTGACTTAAAAGCTAGTGTACGAAAACCTCAGAAGCGCTCCCCACAATTAGAATAGTGGCTCCCCAACTTGATTGACTGCAGTTGAGAAATGACACAGCCCAGGGgctattgtaatcgattacagagacactgtaagcgattacaattgACTTAAAAGTTAGTGTACGAAAACCTCATAAGCGCTCCCCACAATTAGAATAGTGGCTTGCCAACTTGACTGACTGCAGTTGAGCAATGNCAATTGACTTAAAAGTTAGTGTACGAAAACCTCATAAGCGCTCCCCACAATTAGAATAGTGGCTTGCCAACTTGACTGACTGCAGTTGAGCAATGACATAGCCCAGGGGCTACTGTAATGGATTACAGAGACACTGTAAGTGATTACAATTGACTTAAAAGTTAGTGTACGAAAACCTCATAAGCACTCCCCACAATTAGAATAGTGGCTCCCCAACTTGACTGAATGCAGTTGAGCAATGACACAGCCCAGAGGTtactgtaattgattacaaagACACTATAAGCGATTACGATTGACTTAAAAGTTGGTGTACGAAAACGTCAgcagtgtaatcgattacagtgaaTTGTAAGGGATTACAAGTAGCAGAAATGATTTTGTATGAAAACCTCTTGCGTACTCCCTACAAATTACATAATGGGTCCCGAACTTCCATTACTGCAttgtttttgaaagtttttaatGTACTACCTCgtcttttatatttgttatgacagagtttttaaaagtatatgttGGAACTTCAATATGCAACACAATTCAAAGTCGAAATGAGGTTTACTGAGTAATGTGAGAActgataacaataataaaagccACATACATTAATTTAAAGACTTAACAAAAGTTAACAAAAGAACAAGTTCTGAAAAGAAAGGTAACATAGCAGCCAACAATGGAATTTAATCTAAGAAGCCGAATTTCGTTCGTTGCGGAGGTTAATAAGTTGTTCCTCCACACTTTGAACTCGACTTTCAATTATGTCTAATCTATTGCCCAGGAACATGCGGAGATCTTTTATCTGTGTCATTACTTCAGTCAATGTGGCAGAAGATGATTCATCTGGAATTGGAGACGATTgtctttcttcttgttcttcattacCATCATTTGCTTCTTCATtaccttcttcttcatcattgtGAACATCATCTTTGTAAACCCATACTCCTTCAGAGTTTTTTTCATAACCCATGGATGTAAAAACATCGTAACCAATCCTCTGTCTATCCTTGACTTTGGTGAAAGGGTCAGTTTCTGTAGGGACACCGAAGTGTTCCAAGAAGGTGGTAATTACATGCAGATATGGGAGTTGGGCATTGTCCCTTATAGCCCTTTTCATCCTGTTACGAATGACATGGCCCCAGTTAATCTCAAGAGAATTCATCATTACCCATATCAACATAATGTCCTCCTCCTTTGCCTGTGCAACATTGGTTGAGTGAGGAAGTAAGATGCGACAAAGTACATAATGAAGTAATCTACATTCGAACTTCATATGCCCTACCAATAGTCTTCCTCTATTGATTGGTCGTGGATCTGGTTTACAAATCATTTGCCTAGCAGTAACAGAATTGTATTCCTCCTTCCACTCATCAACTACATGTCCTTCAAAACGAACACCAACGCAAGGAATTGAAGttagtttatgaaaaagagTAGGTTTAATAGTCATTTTCACCTGCTTAACCTCGCTTAGAATGACTCCAGAGTCTGATATACGCATATTGCTATAAAAAACTCGAACTAATTCGGGGTAGTAGTGGCGTCTAAAAGCCACAAATTCACTTAGCCCAGCCTTTGTCAAAATGTCGTAGAATTCGAATTCTCCAGCTTCCGAAAACACGTTGTCAAGGTACTTCCCTTCAAGGATTGGACGCTCACAGAAATGTGCAGCGAACCTTTCGTATTGCTCGTCGTTAGAGAACATTTCATTACATGTTAACGGTGGCGACGTTGGAGGGGAAGGTGATGGGCGACTTCAAGATCCCCTTGTGGAAGAGGAAGCCCGCCATTTCTTCTGTGCACGATCCGCAATTAGTGGTCTTTAGGGTTTTGAAAAGAGGAATGGACGTTGTGATTAATTTGCAGTGAGGAACGTTTTCCTTTTGCCAAGTGGGTTAAAACCATAATTAATAACTAATAGGGTAGTGGGTGAGGTGGGTAACGGTTAGAGTGGCCGTGATTTTAAAACTCGGTGGTGGAAGTTATGAAGAATTGATGGAGGTCATTAAATGTGTCTGTAGCGCCACTTCATCTGTTGGCTGACATGctgctgtaatcgattataaatgtcattgtaatcgattaccagagcaGTTAGTTAGTGTCATATAATGTTATTCCAAAGATTAACCTGTCAAAAGTGTGCAaaagagttttgaaaaatatatcaaaataaaagatgatCTAATAATAACAAACATCATCAAAGTGagttatcaaaattattatgaacNNCAGATAACAATGACATAAAGCCAAGTGGAGGCATTTCAGATAGTTGTGAAACTTGTTGCGTTTCGTTTGAATAACGAAGGACCTCTTCAGATTGTGTAAGAGTAGAGGTAGTTGTTTCCTGAGATCAAAAAGCAACATATATGAGCACCATGTGACATAAATAATGCATAATTATAGATTAACATGAATCAAAGTACTCACATTTTGTTGAAGCGTTCTTGTTGAAGCATGTTTCCTTGAagtggttttcctttttctgcttAGTGTTTCAACACTTGACTTCAATTTGTTAGTTCTTGGTCGGCCTTTACGCTTCACCGCCACGGGACTGCGAACAAGTACTTCACTACTTCCACATGCGGTGTACGATGGACTATCGGTAACTGGACTTTCATACCTGAGTTGTCCTTCCTCACTTACTATGTTATTTCATAATGATGTATTGACTCCAAACTTTTTACCAAGagaattcaattcttttttcaattcattAGACGCTGATTGAGATTCACATGCAGCCTCAGCTATGTCATAGAACCGCTTAAACAACGATTGGTATCTTTGCATCTTGGGTTCCTGATGCAAAGAACTGTAACCTGCCCTAATCAGTGTGTGCTTtcttatgatatttttactccAACGACGGAGCACGTATTTGGAGGGGACATTTTGCACATCTTCCTGACTGAGAACCAGTAGGCAATGCCTAAAAATAATACCTCTAAACTCAAATAGTAGACAAGAGCAGCTTGTTTCCTTTGTAAGAGGATCAAATTGAACATGGTAATATTTGGCGGAACATTTTCCATCCCACATGCACTCTTCTTTAATCGTGTACTTGTTAGAAATACAGTCCTTGACCGTGTCTTTGATGAAACAATTCATCCTGGACTGAAACTCATTCTGTACTTCCTCAAATTTTGCATGTGTGTAATCAACTTGAAATTGTCTTTCAATAGGTGATTGAGACCCACAAGCAACCGTTGTATTGAGGGAAGAGAAGTCGacttctatttctttttgggCTTTGAATTTAAGAGCATTATCATACTGAACCACAAATTGTTGAAGTGTCGTACTTGAATTGATGTATCCATCAAAAAAAGCATTCATTCCCTCACTTCTTTGAGTTGTGGACATACCAgccaaaaaatgatttttcaagTAGCAAGGCACCCATATGTGTCTCTCATCGTACAAATTTCCTAACCATTCATTATTTTCTAACTTGTGTTTCCTGAGTACTTCTTTCCAACCTATTTCAAAGTCAACTCTGGAACAACAATCATATACAAGCATTTTCACATCGTTCTGGATAGCAAGATGATTTTTATAGCCTTGCAATTTTTTCGGTATCTTTTTCATTATGTGCCACAAACACCACCTATGTTTTGTTGTGGGGAAGACTTCTTCAATTGCATTAGCCATTGCCTTACACTAGTCTGTAACAATACTGTCTGGTGCCTTGTTGCCCATACATCTTAACCAAGTCTGGAATAACCACACAAATGACGTAGTGTCCTCCGATGAAAGTAATCCACAACCAAGTAGGATGGATTGTCCATGATGGTTTACTCCCATAAATGGAGCAAATGACAtgtcatatttgtttgttaaataaGTAGTATATAAAGACACCACATCACCAAATTCTTCACAAGCAGCTCGACTTTTAGCGTCCGCCCAAAATACACTGGTAATTCTCTTTCCTTCATCCATTTCTAGTTCGTAGAAGAAATCGTTATTGAGGTATCTCATTTTTGAAAAGTGACGAAGTAGCGTCTGACCATCCCCCTCCTTACAAACTGACCTTCTATGTTGACCGATGAAGTTTCTAGCATCTCTCTCCATAAATTCCATATTTTCATATCCACCAGTGTCACTGACCATGCTAAGAAAACTCTTGTTTATACGCACACCGGCATCATGGTTAACTTCCAATGTGTGTTTCGCATGCATGTTCAATTTTCTATTGCCACGAATGAGATTGGAGGTTTGTGGACAAAGCTCATGACTGTGCTCTACAACAACAGTCCTGACAATCCATTTGTCATCTTTTTGAGCAAATGTTATTCCAGCAGGGCATTGATTAGTCTGACTAGGTAGAGTTTTCACTTCAGGACGAATGTTAGAAACATATCTACCTTCCCTTGAACATACTAATCTCAAGTAATACACTTCGTTATTGTTGTCCTTCTTTGAAGTTCTTGTTTGAACACCAAAACCACATTTTTTTCCATACTCacaataaaatttctttgcttCTTCCATAGTGCCAAAATACATGTTCAAAGTAGGAACCATCTCTGAAAAACTATCATCTATGGTATTAAATTCCTCAATGCTTTCACCATCCATAGTCATTTAATGTCGACAACTGTGCATCCCTTGAATGTATGTATTACGTACCTAGAttgcttaaaaaattaaataactaaacaaATCAACTGATACATATGGAAGtcataaatatatgaaacaacGTTGTAAGAAATGGTTCCAcctataaatttaagaaaatggaaGACGTAAGAAATTTAGTACTGGACTGTACTTAGATGTAGACTTCCAGTTGAAGGCCTTCAATGCTTCAATATACTCGTGTTTTAATGTTCTTGTTCTGCTTCTAACTAACCACCAACAACCACACTATGCCTTTAAATGCTGCTTTAGTTAACTTCAAAGGGGACGTCTGGTGAGAACGAGCACAAGTATTGCAAAAGATGAGAGTTTGAAAGTTGAATGGTTTAAGGTAAAAGCAATTAATGCAAAGAAGATGAATCACAACAAATGAAGACTACAGTATACGGTGTTTAAGGAAGAAAGCATCATTTAATGCATGTCATATATTAGGTATGGAAAAAGGTGGAGTGTAGAAGTAAGTATAATTTTGCACACATTAAATGCAACTTTCACTAAATAAGCAAAAAGTTATCCTATTGCGTGGGAGAATGTGTGAAAAAGCAATCTGCAGTGTCATTTTCATGAAATCTCCTTcattaaatgcatgaaaaagGTTTACAAGGAGAGTGGAATTGTTATAACAAAATAGTtgttaattgaataaatattttgatcaaTTAACGTAAACCTTTTGTTAAGCCCTCATTAGtcatatcaataataaatatattaatgttaaagtatttttttaataacatttatttatcaacttttttGCTCTTTATATAGGACCACACATTACGTCCTATGAAGTCACTCTGAATATAAATCCAAAATTCCAAAACACTTGTTCGAAGTAATCTGTATTCTTCACTACACGGTTTCCAGTTTCCAACTTAATATCTCtggttaataaattatattcttcTTTCAGGTAAGAAGACCATGGATGCTTGGGAAGGTCTTGAAATTGACGATGACGTCCTACAATCTTTCTTGAAGAAATGTGATAGTTCCTCATCATTGATTCCTGGTCCGGCTGGGAATGTGCAGGCAGCCATGATGAATAGGATAAGTGATGATCCTCGTACCACCCAACAATTTGCTGAGGATGTTGCTAAAGCAACATATGAAAGAGAATTCAATTCAAATGCATGGAAATGGGTTGAGATGTACATCAAACACCATGGTCAGTAATtctataaactttgtcattgtaaaattatttcCAGATGATACTAAAGTTAAGAATCAAATGTAGATATTGTGAAAGAGGGTGATATTAATAACGTCACTCACCTACACACAGCAAAATCAGTGTCAACCCTTCACCTTGTTGTTTGTATTGTTAAGGAGTGTCACCCGAATTGACTTGGTGATATGAAACTGAGTCTAAAggtaatatttatcaataacatAGTTTTGGTTCGTTAACTTAATCTAATGTAATATTAAATGTGGCCAGGACCCTACTGGGACTGTGAAGGCATCCTTACATAAGAAAGTTCTTAAAGATCCATCTTTTGGTCCACATATCGGTCTTGGTTGCGTTATGATACTTAACAATGTAACCCATCTTATTCATAGATCTATTTATACTCCATAATTTTTGGTATTGTTACTCATattttttgcttcttttcaCTTAGGTTCGTGCATTTAGTGCATTTCCACCAAACTATTATGTTAACATAGTGCTTCGGAATGTAATCAAAGTATTTGGCGCTGACATATGTCCTCCCACAAAGGAACTCATCATGGAGACACCCAAACCAGTCATTCGACCCTTGTGCTGGAAGAACCAAATATGGCTGAAATTATGCGAAAATTGAGAAATCCTCATCATCTAAAACCATCTACATCGAAAGTACTAGACAACAACAATGGAGAGAACTCTAACCCAGTGTAATGATATTATGTAGACATAACTGTGGATCTTTGTTTTCGTTTGCAAGTTACTTTGAATCTTTTAAGGATTATTGTAGTAATGTTCACTATAATTCCTTCTTTTGCTCTAGATGACTGTAATATTTATTGGGATGACTGTAATTCGTACTGAAATGACTGTAATATGTATTAGAATGACTTCATCATCGTTCACGatgattgctttattttgttttcatatggTATTATGGTATCAATGTACACGCCATGGATCAATTAATGTGGAAAAATTTTTCACCTGGTCTACTAATTTTAGTATCTTTATGTTGGTACAACATTATATTTACTAACAGCAAACTGGGAAGCCCCCTCAAGCATAAGCAGGGAGCAGCGGTGGACTTTCGATACACATGCcaatgtaatcgcttacagtatgtctgtaatcgattacacatgCTCACAGAGTCCCCCTGGCTGACACGTGGACTTGGATCAACCACTCTTACTTACCACTGAACACGTGTTAGTCCTCAAGAAGGGACATGTCATCCTAGACTCTCAACCAGGAAAATAACCAAGTCATGACCAACAATAGCAAATTGGGGAGCCCCCTCAAGCAGaggcagggagcagcgttggacttttggtacacatgccaatgtaatcgcttacagcatGTCCGTAATCTATTACACAGGCTCACAGAGTCCCCCTGGCTGACACATGGAATTTGATCAACCACTCTTACTTATCACTGAACACGTGTTGGTCCTCAGGAAGGAATATGTCATCCCAGACTCTCAACCTGGAAAATAACCAAGTCACTACCAACAACAGCAAACTAGGGAACCCCCTCTAGCAGTGGCAGgaagcagcgttggacttttggtacacatgcacatgtaatcgcttacagcatgtctgtaatcgattacacagtcTCACAAAGTCCCCCTGGCTGACACATGGAATTGGATCAACAACTCTTACTTACCATTGAACACGTGTTGGTCCTCAGTAAGGGACATGTCATCCCAGACTCTCAACCTGGAAAATAACCAAGTCATGACCAACAATAGCAAactggggagccccctctagtaggggcagggagcagcgttggacttttggtacaaattccAATATAATCGCTTACAGCATgtccgtaatcgattacaaaggCAAATCACTCACATAGTCTCCCTTCCTCACACTTGCATTTGGATCAAACACTCTTACAAACCCCTAATCCCAGACTCTCAACTTGGAAAGTAACCAAGTCATGACCAATAGCACACTGGGAAGCCCCTTCTAGCAAGGGCAGGGAGCAGcattggacttttggtacacatgcacatgtaatcgcttacagcatttctgtaatcgattacataggCAAATCACTCACACAGGCCCCCTTCCTCACACTTGCACTTGGATCAAACACTCTTACAAACCCTTAATCCTAAACTCTCAACCTTGGAAAATAACCAATTCATGACAAATAACACACTAGGGAGCCCCCTCTAGCAGGGGCAAGGAGTAGCGTTGGACTTTAGGTACACATGCACATGTAATCGCTTACATCAtttctgtaatcgattacacaggcaAATCACTCACACAATCCCCCTTCCTCACCCTTGCACTTGGATCAAACACTCTTACAAACCCCTAATCCCAGACTCTGAACCTGGAAAATAACCAAGTCATGACCAACAGCACACTGGGAGCCCCTTCTAGCAGgggcagggagcagcgttggacttttggtacacatgcacatgtaatcgcttacagcatTTCCGTAATCGTTACACAGGCAAATCACTCACACATTCCCCCTTCCTCACACTTGCACTTGGATCAAACACTCTTACAAACCCCTAATCCCAGACTCTCAACCTGGAAAATAACCAAGTCATGACCAACAGCACACTAGGGAGCCCCCTCTAGCAGAGGCAGGAAGCAACGctggacttttggtacacatgcacatgtaatcgcttacaacatttccgtaatcgattacacaggcaAATCACTCACAGAGTCCCCCTTCCTCACACTTGCACTTGGATCAAACACTCTTACAAACCCTTAATCCCAGACTCTCAACCTAGAAAATAACCAAGTCATTACCAACAACACACTGGGAGCCCCCTCTAGTAGGGGCAGGGAGCaacgttggacttttggtacacatGCACATGTAATCGCTTAGTGCatgtctgtaatcgattacacaggcaAATCACTCACACAGTCCCCCTTCCTCACACTTGCACTTGGATCAAACATTCTTACAAACCCTTAATCCCAGACTCTTAACCTTGAAAATAACCAAGTCATGACCAACaacacactggggagcccctTCTAGTAGGGGCAGGGAGCAACGTTGTACTTTTGGTACACATGCACATGTAATCGCTTACTGCatgtctgtaatcgattacacagaCAAATCACTCACACAGTCCCCCTTCCTCACACTTGCACTTGGATCAANNNNNNNNNNNNNNNNNNNNNNNNNNNNNNNNNNNNNNNNNNNNNNNNNNNNNNNNNNNNNNNNNNNNNNNNNNNNNNNNNNNNNNNNNNNNNNNNNNNNNNNNNNNNNNNNNNNNNNNNNNNNNNNNNNNNNNNNNNNNNNNNNNNNNNNNNNNNNNNNNNNNNNNNNNNNNNNNNNNNNNNNNNNNNNNNNNNNNNNNNNNNNNNNNNNNNNNNNNNNNNNNNNNNNNNNNNNNNNNNNNNNNNNNNNNNNNNNNNNNNNNNNNNNNNNNNNNNNNNNNNNNNNNNNNNNNNNNNNNNNNNNNNNNNNNNNNNNNNNNNNNNNNNNNNNNNNNNNNNNNNNNNNNNNNNNNNNNNNNNNNNNNNNNNNNNNNNNN
This genomic window contains:
- the LOC106755444 gene encoding protein FAR1-RELATED SEQUENCE 5-like; its protein translation is MANAIEEVFPTTKHRWCLWHIMKKIPKKLQGYKNHLAIQNDVKMLVYDCCSRVDFEIGWKEVLRKHKLENNEWLGNLYDERHIWVPCYLKNHFLAGMSTTQRSEGMNAFFDGYINSSTTLQQFVVQYDNALKFKAQKEIEVDFSSLNTTVACGSQSPIERQFQVDYTHAKFEEVQNEFQSRMNCFIKDTVKDCISNKYTIKEECMWDGKCSAKYYHVQFDPLTKETSCSCLLFEFRGIIFRHCLLVLSQEDVQNVPSKYVLRRWSKNIIRKHTLIRAGYSSLHQEPKMQRYQSLFKRFYDIAEAALSEEGQLRYESPVTDSPSYTACGSSEVLVRSPVAVKRKGRPRTNKLKSSVETLSRKRKTTSRKHASTRTLQQNETTTSTLTQSEEVLRYSNETQQVSQLSEMPPLGFMSLLSXVHNNFDNSL
- the LOC106755445 gene encoding protein FAR-RED IMPAIRED RESPONSE 1-like; translation: MDGESIEEFNTIDDSFSEMVPTLNMYFGTMEEAKKFYCEYGKKCGFGVQTRTSKKDNNNEVYYLRLVCSREGRYVSNIRPEVKTLPSQTNQCPAGITFAQKDDKWIVRTVVVEHSHELCPQTSNLIRGNRKLNMHAKHTLEVNHDAGVRINKSFLSMVSDTGGYENMEFMERDARNFIGQHRRSVCKEGDGQTLLRHFSKMRYLNNDFFYELEMDEGKRITSVFWADAKSRAACEEFGDVVSLYTTYLTNKYDMSFAPFMGVNHHGQSILLGCGLLSSEDTTSFVWLFQTWLRCMGNKAPDSIVTD